A region of Sparus aurata chromosome 8, fSpaAur1.1, whole genome shotgun sequence DNA encodes the following proteins:
- the wee1 gene encoding wee1-like protein kinase, whose amino-acid sequence MSSYGRHRHGSPSPKPRPICQKLQFTSSDGEDDPIEDVNNSTGGESGFTEMDSPMPVRRDPVDKRLEGSSSPLNQSGGDDDVELWDEESYGSPSHLRSPSSVIFANCSPSPRKTSRLYGGSPERSYVQDDGEGSSSPIPDCPDTPPHKTFRKLRLFDTPHTPKSLLSRARGSGPGSSSRRVALFKNVEPSGKSVTDSGRRQQTPLVNFNPFTPDSLLIQSATQQRNNRKRAHWNDSCGEDMEASDGEGEEEVLPPSKRITMMESNMMSRYTSEFLELEKIGCGEFGAVFKCVKRLDGCIYAIKRSKKPLAGSVDEQNALREVYAHAVLGQHPHVVRYYSAWAEDDHMLIQNEYCNGGTLSDVISENYRRLSYLSELELKDLLLQVTRGLKYIHSTSLVHMDIKPSNIFISRKSVTSCDECDEDDILTTSAIYKIGDLGHVTRVNNPQVEEGDSRYLANEVLQEDYSNLRKADIFALALTVVSASGAEPLPTNGDKWHEIRQGKLPAIPQLLSPEFLSLLKLMIHPDPSRRPSTSDLIKHPVLLTAARMSADQLRVELNAEKFKNALLQKELKKAQIARAAAEEKVLSTDRILTRSTVQSNPRTSRLIGKKMNRSVSLTIY is encoded by the exons ATGTCGAGCTACGGTCGCCATCGGCACGGATCGCCTTCCCCGAAACCTCGACCAATTTGTCAGAAACTACAATTCACATCCAGCGATGGCGAGGACGACCCGATTGAGGATGTTAACAACAGTACTGGAGGAGAGTCCGGCTTCACGGAGATGGACTCCCCGATGCCAGTGCGACGGGACCCCGTCGACAAACGGCTGGAAGGGAGCAGCAGCCCCCTGAACCAGTCCGGTGGGGACGACGACGTGGAGCTGTGGGACGAAGAGAGTTACGGTTCTCCGTCTCATCTGCGGTCACCCAGCAGTGTTATCTTCGCAAACTGCTCACCGTCACCGAGGAAAACTTCTCGGCTGTACGGAGGGTCACCAGAACGGTCCTACGTCCAGGACGACGGGGAAGGATCCAGCTCCCCGATCCCGGACTGCCCCGACACACCTCCACATAAGACCTTCAGAAAACTCAGACTTTTTGACACACCACACACGCCAAAG agtttACTGTCCAGAGCAAGGGGCTCTGGTCCAGGATCCTCCAGCAGGAGAGTCGCCCTGTTCAAGAATGTGGAGCCTTCAGGAAAGTCAGTCACAGACAGCGGCAGGAGACAGCAGACCCCTCTAGTTAACTTTAACCCTTTCACCCCTGACTCCCTCCTCATCCAGTCGGccacacagcagagaaacaacagGAAACGGGCACACTGGAATGA CTCTTGCGGAGAAGACATGGAGGCAAGTGAtggtgagggagaggaggaagtctTGCCACCATCCAAG AGGATCACCATGATGGAAAGCAACATGATGTCCAGGTACACCTCAGAGTTCCTCGAGCTGGAAAAGATTGGCTGTGGGGAGTTTGGTGCCGTGTTCAAGTGTGTGAAAAGACTGGATGGCTGCATCTACGCCATCAAAAGATCGAAGAAACCTCTGGCAGGATCAGTAGATGA ACAAAATGCTTTACGGGAGGTTTATGCCCACGCTGTGCTGGGCCAACACCCCCATGTTGTGCGTTACTACTCGGCCTGGGCGGAGGACGACCACATGCTCATCCAGAACGAGTACTGCAATGGCGGCACGCTTTCTGACGTCATCTCAGAGAACTACAGACGGCTCAGTTACCTGTCGGAGCTGGAGCTGAAAGATCTGCTGCTGCAAGTCACACGAGGACTCAAGTACATCCACTCGACTTCTCTGGTGCACATGGATATCAAGCCCA GCAACATCTTTATATCACGGAAGTCTGTAACCAGCTGTGATGAATGTGATGAAGATGACATACTGACAACCAGCGCCATCTACAAAATTG GTGATCTTGGTCATGTGACAAGAGTGAACAACCcacaggtggaggagggtgACAGCAGATACCTGGCCAATGAAGTTTTACAAGAG GACTACAGTAACTTGAGGAAAGCCGACATCTTTGCTCTGGCTCTGACTGTGGTCAGCGCCTCAGGGGCGGAGCCTCTTCCCACCAACGGAGACAAATGGCATGAGATCCGACAGGGAAAACTCCCTGCCATCCCTCAATTGCTTTCTCCAGAGTTTCTCAGTCTGCTCAAG TTGATGATCCATCCTGATCCTAGTAGACGGCCATCAACTTCTGACCTCATCAAACATCCAGTGCTCCTCACTGCTGCGAGAATGAGCGCAGACCAGCTCAGAGTCGAGCTCAACGCAGAGAAGTTCAAGAATGCACTTCTACAGAA GGAGCTGAAGAAGGCCCAGATAGCccgagctgcagcagaggagaaggTTTTGTCCACTGACAGGATCCTGACCCGCTCCACAGTCCAGTCGAACCCCAGAACCTCCAGACTCATCGGCAAGAAGATGAATCGATCGGTCAGCCTCACCATCTACTGA